Proteins encoded by one window of Cloeon dipterum chromosome 2, ieCloDipt1.1, whole genome shotgun sequence:
- the LOC135936977 gene encoding uncharacterized protein LOC135936977, whose amino-acid sequence MIKGTVAMRKLKALEEGSLTDTIFLVGENDETAQEIRAFRVDLIVSSEFFEKLLDSPLTQTSDRKIRLKNIEPEIFKIVIEFIHMCGHLIVSKVDNLETCLKVASAAEEYMIEDLAELCSKLLEDKFLKVDNVWAMLHKYHLVNAIASPCLKLLSLKTEDCLRHKSFLQISDDGLKLFLSLDEMAISSESELLRACVKYSGNFADQRSAFREICLPDLRLFADDIKMDLVQEIMHLLTNDELTCLAAFKHPLRRNWCPKIVPTLSALTKSRARVTLEDYDSYCASYYPTPYY is encoded by the exons ATGATCAAGGGGACGGTTGCTATGAGGAAGCTGAAGGCCCTAGAAGAAGGTTCCCTGACGGACACCATTTTTCTCGTTGGCGAAAATGACGAAACTGCTCAG GAGATCCGAGCCTTTCGTGTAGATTTGATTGTGAGCAGCGAGTTCTTTGAAAAACTGTTGGACAGCCCTTTGACCCAGACAAGCGATAGAAAGATCAGGCTGAAGAACATAGAGCCGGAAATCTTCAAAATCGTCATCGA GTTTATTCACATGTGCGGTCACCTGATTGTGTCAAAGGTCGACAATCTGGAGACCTGCCTGAAGGTGGCATCTGCCGCTGAAGAGTACATGATTGAAGACTTGGCTGAGCTGTGCTCCAAGCTGCTCGAGGACAAGTTCCTTAAGGTGGACAACGTGTGGGCAATGCTTCACAAGTACCACCTGGTCAACGCCATCGCTTCACCTTGTCTCAAA CTGCTGAGTCTGAAGACGGAAGATTGTCTGAGGCATAAAAGCTTTCTCCAGATCAGTGATGACGGTTTGAAGCTTTTCCTATCTCTGGACGAGATGGCCATTTCCTCGGAGTCGGAGCTCTTGAGAGCATGTGTCAAGTACTCTGGAAACTTTGCTGACCAGAG AAGTGCTTTTCGTGAGATTTGTCTGCCGGATCTTCGACTCTTCGCTGATGATATCAAGATGGATCTCGTTCAAGAGATAATGCATCTTCTCACGAATGACGAGTTGACTTGCTTGGCTGCCTTCAAACACCCTCTCAGGCGCAACTGGTGTCCAAAGATCGTGCCCACCCTGTCCGCCCTCACCAAGAGCCGTGCCAGAGTCACGCTAGAAGATTATGATTCTTATTGTGCCTCGTATTACCCAACACCTTACTACTAA
- the LOC135937267 gene encoding uncharacterized protein LOC135937267 has product MWKITCWVCKQSVEQSKTALASDVHFFRIDIWANTHCRYERELGDVGNVDYQRICQSCIRKSLSLGYFDFKNEIPQPLARSMISDAVNSRLDGVLDGITGATMVTPRITWLSVSDLMKYGAVGLKESGAWLMEFRLPHRNVNFCHLRFSNKLRRHLSPIMLERIEPELVGGFCCATILRFLVRRAACVWCIYRFGAAGWRYNFREALVGTASLAAGYACGSLFDRLTPSIVDEFISPPYSSSKIIAGACYIVCNNVASALVGGMAGMWMRIWLNQNEKD; this is encoded by the exons ATGTGGAAAATAACATGCTGGGTGTGCAAGCAATCGGTGGAGCAGAGCAAAACTGCTTTGGCCAGCGATGTGCACTTCTTTCGAATTGATATTTGGGCGAACACCCACTGTCGATACGAGCGGGAACTTGGAGATGTCGGAAATGTCGACTACCAGAGAATCTGCCAATCTTGCATTAGAAAATCCCT gtctcttgggtattttgatttcaaaaatgaaattccgcAACCACTCGCAAGAAGCATGATTAGCGATGCTGTTAACTCAA GGCTTGATGGCGTCTTGGACGGAATCACTGGCGCCACGATGGTAACACCGAG GATTACCTGGCTAAGTGTCAGTGATTTGATGAAATACGGAGCTGTTGGCCTGAAGGAGAGCGGTGCCTGGTTGATGGAGTTTCGGCTGCCGCACCGTAACGTCAACTTCTGCCACCTGCGCTTCAGCAACAAGCTTAGAAGACACCTTTCCCCTATCATGCTTGAACGCATTGAACCTGAGCTGGTTGGAGGGTTTTGCTGCGCAACAATCCTGAGATTCCTCGTTCGTCGCGCGGCCTGTGTTTGGTGCATTTATCG ATTTGGAGCTGCTGGTTGGCGTTATAACTTCAGAGAAGCTTTAGTGGGAACTGCTTCTCTTGCAGCAGGCTACGCTTGTGGCTCGCTTTTTGACAGATTGACCCCTAGCATTG TTGATGAATTCATCTCGCCTCCATACAGTTCATCCAAAATTATCGCAGGAGCATGTTACATCGTGTGCAACAATGTCGCCTCAGCTTTGGTTGGAGGAATGGCAGGGATGTGGATGAGGATCTGGCtgaatcaaaatgaaaaagattgA
- the LOC135936976 gene encoding protein yellow-like yields MTPFFLAIFVLGLSSVAVTANFTRVFEWPAGLDYEWPSEAGRTQALEDGTFKPNTIQPLFMAVHGGRIFISLLKWIGTGVPVTLVTLPTTNTSSVPPKLTPYPSWDMHEEENCSKIQRAHGLEVDAVGRLWVLDSPSKKCPAKLWIFNLADDTLQDTHEFTFKANLHDLVLDETPDGWFAYMTRTGAQHIVVFSLKTKETRLVETPALQWTSIALKKEPKQLYLSRNNLYDLYSVSVDALMRDQTANLEAIGNWNAFYSYRMLIDSAGTLYSAFHDQKYISSYNTSRKFQEQRFHEFDNLDSYWPFVLALDQNDTLWMTVFGPVEWPKCRLLKAVVSDASPGAE; encoded by the exons ATGACTCCATTCTTCCTTGCCATTTTCGTGCTCGGCCTTTCATCCGTGGCCGTCACCGCCAACTTCACTCGAGTCTTCGAGTGGCCCGCTGGAttggactacgagtggcccTCCGAGGCGGGCAGGACGCAGGCCTTGGAGGACGGAACTTTCAAACCAAACACGATCCAACCTCTTTTCATGGCCGTGCACGGAGGACGGATCTTCATCAGCCTTTTAAAATGGATCGGCACCGGCGTTCCCGTCACTCTGGTCACTTTGCCGACCACAAACACGTCCTCTGTGCCCCCGAAACTCACTCCATATCCTTCTTGGGACATGCAT GAAGAGGAAAACTGCAGCAAAATCCAGAGAGCTCACGGGCTGGAAGTGGACGCCGTTGGACGGCTGTGGGTGCTGGACAGTCCGAGCAAAAAGTGTCCAGCTAAACTGTGGATCTTCAACCTGGCCGACGACACACTGCAAGACACGCACGAGTTCACCTTCAAAGCGAACCTGCACGACCTGGTGCTGGACGAGACGCCGGACGGATGGTTTGCCTACATGACGCGCACGGGCGCACAACACATCGTCGTCTTCAGTTTGAAGACCAAGGAGACGCGGCTCGTGGAAACGCCCGCATTGCAATGGACTTCAATCGCCCTGAAAAAGGAACCGAAACAGCTGTACCTGAGCAGAAACAACCTCTATGACCTATATTCGGTTTCCGTGGACGCCCTGATGCGCGATCAAACTGCGAATTTGGAAGCAATCGGAAACTGGAATGCATTTTATTCCTATCGAATGTTGATCGACAGCGCCGGCACACTCTATTCCGCTTTTCATGAtcagaaatatatttcttctTATAACACTTCCCGGAAATTTCAGGAGCAGCGTTTTCATGAG TTTGACAACCTGGACTCTTATTGGCCATTCGTTCTTGCCTTGGACCAAAATGACACTCTGTGGATGACGGTGTTTGGGCCTGTCGAATGGCCCAAATGCAGGCTTTTGAAGGCTGTTGTCTCCGATGCCTCGCCAG GTGCGGAGTAA
- the LOC135937391 gene encoding uncharacterized protein LOC135937391 codes for MNVCYCSLILLLLVWIGETKIQERRDRKHALKIRLAGANSAPIKLHVPKKLRRKHIIKCCGFKKCMPKFNATSKKRTKNLDQADGPISSTLIQLASKTGAVKGSTAASDVSNNDEPPTVPEVGTESGTAASDADAGAETSRRPEGTEARDVISSEIATTDVRTGAGGAATTTAFDTILTAIISSASTRAAPLQTTIFKEAISTSNKATETTPKQLGTTLKGSVTILTNSELMTTTTAKSTSSTTPVPCRMGCKDFNNFLVNDATPKPSQSDGTLLTAKLCNRQYYVSTVAVSRNEAGMRCKALSMALLAVTSLEELDCLASLKVGTFWTGGSNEDENCDAEKKFAWCSTGFNVSTSLTSSAKFWLSTNAMPSALERCLAVVTSANPLQMGMVLKNCADALPFVCQTNVDCPSANSCTKNNSLFDASGKLINKTSYGLWIDIGNYTYLLGNKPMTWMSSFRQCCALGMEALNLDNASEQLGLTNLTVVYNITDWKGNFNYWTSGTCKGAPAGQWSWCEPTGPTIFSPGVAWEPGQPDNRGGNESCAHFRLVFNSTGAILTDRNCNSKYIFACKTSRITTEKPCVASCPSLLCKRDASRFDAENKLIDFSTFGYWFTSCGRNYLFHTSASMDWSGAWQRCCDVGLTLASLDSAGKLSCFSKLAFRFLPDTVGDFWLSGTDLGCPSNFRWCSLNRAFVNPELRWKAGHPKAGLGCVYLEVTRNGSVLLATSDCAEKKSFLCDVRKKASTQKAMQTECADIWGITPAEIDLLLNTSAFLTANISLNLKCFLKCVGIEVGLFNLGGLNSLAMLREIEFASQEDPVKMEQGFDAFDECSGKNFDDECVTAYETYKCGLEKTPNLVSDIVSNNFGNATVFTPPVPCLPIRRSCWLSNMFPCEINQTAIDAMSANNGLDGNGQMVTYQNKKYYVRNIDSGSRVNPILAYKHCCGLGMRLFEPQTLEDAQWAFITYNNNSALLLMFGDILTVNNSLTDEVWCGSRTKLFFVPKSYCISSFVHFSGKINSVSYLIKAGNVNFDFYDGFIKTQNDPTAVTGVNAFICEQP; via the exons ATGAACGTGTGCTACTGCAGCcttattttattgctgctgGTGTGGATTGGAGAGACGAAAATTCAAGAGCGACGG GACAGGAAACATGCTTTGAAAATCAGGCTTGCAGGAGCAAACTCTG CTCCGATTAAACTGCACGTCCCAAAGAAGCTCCGTCGAAAACACATCATCAAGTGCTGCGGTTTCAAAAAATGCATGCCGAAATTCAACGCAACTTCaaagaaaagaacaaaaaat ttggaCCAGGCCGATGGTCCGATTTCGTCAACTTTGATTCAGCTTGCGAGCAAAACGGGCGCAGTGAAAGGAAGCACAGCTGCCTCTGACGTCAGCAACAATGACGAACCGCCGACTGTGCCGGAAGTTGGTACAGAGTCAGGCACTGCTg CCTCTGACGCAGATGCTGGAGCGGAAACTAGCCGCCGACCGGAAGGAACGGAAGCTAGAGACGTCATTTCGAGCGAAATAGCAACAACTGACGTTCGCACAGGTGCAGGTGGAGCAGCGACAACTACTGCGTTTGATACTATTTTGACGGCAATTATTTCGTCGGCGTCGACGCGAGCAGCCCCTTTGCAGACAACAATCTTTAAAGAAGCGATAAGCACATCTAATAAAGCGACAGAAACTACCCCCAAACAATTGGGGACAACCCTTAAAGGATCTGTAACGATATTAACTAATTCGGAATTAATGACAACCACGACTGCAAAATCGACATCTTCCACAACa CCTGTTCCGTGCCGCATGGGGTGCAAggattttaacaattttctggTG AATGACGCAACACCAAAGCCATCGCAGT CGGATGGTACATTGCTAACGGCCAAATTGTGCAACAGGCAATACTACGTTTCAACCGTAGCT GTTTCGAGAAACGAGGCTGGAATGCGGTGCAAGGCGTTGAGCATGGCACTTTTGGCCGTCACTTCTCTCGAGGAACTCGACTGTCTGGCCAGTTTAAAAG TCGGCACTTTTTGGACGGGTGGCTCAAACGAGGATGAAAATTGCGACGCCGAAAAGAAATTCGCGTGGTGCTCGACGGGCTTCAACGTTTCTACTTCTCTCACTTCTTCGGCAAAATTCTGGCTGTCGACCAACGCCATGCCTTCAGCCCTGGAGCGCTGTCTGGCCGTCGTCACGTCCGCCAACCCCCTACAGATGGGGATGGTGCTGAAAAACTGCGCCGATGCCCTGCCCTTCGTTTGCCAGACAAACGTCGACTGTCCCAGCGCCAATTCCTGCACCAAAAAc AACTCTTTATTTGATGCATCTGGGAAATTGATAA acaaAACTTCCTACGGATTGTGGATTGACATCGGAAACTACACCTATTTATTGGGAAACAAACCg ATGACTTGGATGTCCAGCTTTCGTCAGTGCTGCGCCCTGGGGATGGAGGCACTAAACTTAGACAATGCTTCCGAGCAACTCGGCTTGACAAACTTGACTGTCGTCTACAATATTA CCGACTGGAAGGGGAATTTCAATTACTGGACGTCCGGCACGTGCAAGGGGGCACCAGCAGGACAGTGGTCTTGGTGTGAGCCGACGGGACCGACAATATTCAGCCCCGGCGTCGCGTGGGAACCAGGCCAGCCCGACAACCGCGGAGGAAACGAGAGCTGTGCACACTTCCGCTTGGTTTTCAACTCCACAGGCGCGATTTTGACTGATAGAAACTGCAACAGCAAATACATTTTCGCTTGCaag acgtCAAGAATAACGACTGAAAAGCCGTGCGTCGCTTCGTGCCCTTCTCTACTCTGCAAACGAGat gCCAGCCGTTTCGACGCTGAAAATAAACTGATTG atttttccaCGTTTGGTTACTGGTTTACTTCATGCGGCCGGAATTATTTGTTCCACACCTCTGCTTCC ATGGACTGGTCAGGTGCCTGGCAACGTTGTTGCGACGTTGGCTTGACTCTGGCGTCTTTGGACTCGGCCGGAAAATTGAGCTGCTTTTCAAAACTCGCCTTCA gaTTCCTCCCGGACACTGTGGGAGACTTCTGGCTCTCCGGGACGGACCTCGGGTGTCCATCCAACTTCCGCTGGTGCTCTCTGAACAGGGCATTCGTTAACCCTGAGCTCAGGTGGAAGGCCGGACATCCGAAGGCGGGTCTGGGCTGCGTTTATCTCGAAGTGACGAGAAACGGATCCGTGCTTTTGGCAACTTCGGACTGCGCTGAGAAGAAATCGTTTTTGTGCGACGTGCGGAAGAAGGCATCGACCCAAAAGGCCATGCAGACCGAGTGCGCCGACATTTGGGGCATCACTCCCG CTGAAATTGACCTGTTGCTGAACACCAGCGCGTTTCTCACGGCCAACAtctctttgaatttgaag TGCTTTCTAAAATGCGTCGGGATTGAAGTCGGATTG tttaatttggGAGGTTTGAACAGCTTAGCAATGTTGCGGGAAATAGAATTCGCGTCGCAAGAGGATCCTGTCAAGATGGAACAGGGATTCGATGCTTTTGACGAATGCAGTGGAAAAA attttgACGACGAGTGCGTGACTGCCTACGAAACGTACAAGTGCGGCCTTGAGAAGACGCCGAATTTGGTCTCTGATATCGTATCGAATAATTTTGGCAACGCGACTGtg TTTACTCCTCCAGTGCCGTGCCTTCCCATCCGCAGATCATGCTGGCTCTCGAACATGTTTCCCTGCGAGATAAAC CAAACTGCGATTGATGCGATGAGCGCCAATAATGGTTTAG aTGGCAATGGGCAGATGGTAACGTATCAAAACAAGAAATACTACGTTCGAAATATCGACAGTGGTTCGCGAGTA AATCCAATTTTGGCGTACAAACACTGTTGCGGACTCGGAATGCGGCTTTTCGAACCTCAAACTCTTGAAGATGCGCAATGGGCTTTCATCACGTACAATAACA ACTCGGCTCTCCTCTTGATGTTTGGTGATATTCTCACCGTCAACAACTCCCTCACTGACGAAGTTTGGTGCGGTAGTCGTACGAAACTATTCTTCGTGCCTAAATCATACTGCATCTCTTCCTTCGTTCACTTTTCGGGCAAGATAAATTCTGTATCGTATTTGATAAAGGCGGGTAATGTCAATTTCGACTTTTACGACGGATTCATCAAGACACAAAATGATCCTACCGCAGTAACTGGCGTTAACGCCTTTATATGTGAGCAACcgtaa
- the LOC135936975 gene encoding uncharacterized protein LOC135936975 codes for MEMNGEGGNQERKIATKKLRALEEGRLPTDCVFLVGRNDHSAQEVRAFKHDLQVCSECFDGFFNTFVTDTALIRLRNVEPNIFKLVVEFAYLSGQLVTEVSCLEECLHLAQAADEFMIDELSDLCVKILEENFLTVDNVRRVLNAWHHVTAVGLACLKLLSSSARECLNPKRFCEANEQALKLFLSLDNVNYKSEVEVFRACIAYVESTSRDKVCLPRHRALLLSEAGPLGELMPLLSEKDQHRVTMFTNKLTSLEAKQETGLCLKSEERRSRCQEFHLFPRLKMLDMLSVFREGRAEEIIDVSYLAGIWRSLYFKLSLKTKKCISILGFDLFSQVMNIKFEDYLSSTPFRRLMLGDTYKNNMCVAVRATSALGGELSPLVQCPATLTKNSWARFDTFVTLPKGGSLEITVSIYDIPYSYTGGMFLRKVGNLNQNSDHFSQVKVEMATVDIYKLFDNYSATDVGVFKSIYFEEV; via the exons ATGGAAATGAACGGAGAAGGTGGAAATCAAGAGCGAAAGATCGCCACCAAGAAGCTGAGGGCATTGGAGGAGGGTAGGCTGCCCACTGACTGCGTCTTCCTCGTTGGCAGGAATGACCATAGTGCACAG GAGGTTCGAGCATTCAAGCACGACCTGCAGGTGTGCAGCGAGTGCTTTGATGGCTTCTTCAATACTTTTGTGACTGACACTGCTCTCATCAGGCTGAGGAATGTTGAGCCGAATATCTTCAAACTTGTTGTCGA aTTCGCCTATTTGTCTGGACAACTTGTGACTGAAGTTTCCTGTCTCGAAGAGTGTCTGCATCTGGCCCAAGCAGCAGATGAATTCATGATTGACGAACTGAGCGATCTCTGTGTGAAGATCCTcgaggaaaattttctcactGTAGACAACGTTCGGAGAGTGCTGAACGCCTGGCACCACGTGACAGCTGTTGGTCTGGCGTGTCTCAAG CTGCTGAGTTCCTCTGCTAGAGAGTGTTTGAACCCCAAAAGATTTTGTGAAGCCAACGAACAGGCCCTCAAGCTGTTTTTGAGCCTTGACAACGTGAACTACAAATCTGAAGTGGAGGTGTTTCGAGCTTGTATTGCTTACGTTGAGAGCACCTCGCGAGACAA GGTCTGCCTGCCTCGACATCGAGCATTGCTCCTGTCGGAAGCCGGTCCCCTTGGAGAATTGATGCCCTTGTTGAGTGAAAAGGATCAGCATCGTGTAACCATGTTCACAAATAAACTGACCTCCTTGGAAGCCAAGCAAGAGACTGGTCTGTGTCTGAAAAGTGAAGAGAGGCGCTCCCGCTGCCAAGAGTTCCACCTGTTTCCTCGCCTTAAAATGCTGGACATGTTGTCAGTCTTCAGGGAAGGACGTGCTGAAGAGATCATTGACGTCTCGTATCTCGCTGGCATTTGGAGATCTCTCTATTTCAAGCTCTCTTTGAAAACGAAGAAGTGCATTTCCATCTTGGGGTTCGACCTTTTTAGTCAGGTGATgaacatcaaatttgaagacTACCTCAGCAGCACTCCATTTCGCAG GTTGATGCTTGGCGACACTTACAAAAACAACATGTGTGTTGCAGTCCGCGCCACTTCTGCTTTAGGAGGCGAATTGTCTCCCTTGGTGCAGTGCCCTGCCACGCTCACCAAGAACTCGTGGGCTCGCTTTGACACGTTTGTCACCCTCCCCAAAGGTGGTAGTTTGGAAATCACCGTAAGCATTTACGACATCCCTTACTCCTATACGGGGGGCATGTTTCTGCGAAAGGTTGGCAACCTGAACCAAAACTCTGACCACTTCAGTCAAGTCAAAGTGGAGATGGCTACAGTTGATATTTACAAGTTGTTTGACAATTATAGCGCCACTGATGTGGGCGTCTTCAAGAGCATCTACTTTGAAGAAGTGTGA
- the LOC135937730 gene encoding E3 ubiquitin-protein ligase UHRF1-like — MKRNQRVPLLEAGGKGNSSGMATRSKKNAAASGGFFEVEDAVLWQDRTSGEWHEASIVGVTSDREGNPTFRVRNKRSGKVDNSVGLEFLAPGRSVELAAKDLEKGVCLLAFMPTTKNQRGWFKVVVSRVEKSANVVKMAFGTVCVSSREQIKDQRIFFVHNALKFPELVPREQWTKEGDWISLRKPCDRCFEDPSVKCRACCCVVCGEKSGEKALITCGDCINSCHVACADSASKNLDTDKKWLCTGCCFVEEEMQAMFGSKDGSKAKEEPKTPKTAVPPVSAAVVVPENHFGKIPGVPSGRLWASRKDVCFWGVHRSLEASMCGAINVGVQSLCLSDSLEGDYDNGHWLEVSGGRDSKTRPRRLAGLDLALAQSCYAGLNAKEGAVSVDWMKGLPIRLVRGHRFGQVSRFAPPEGYRYEGIFKVKRYFKEGAVWRFELRRDDNEPPPWSLSGVNFMISRSVGFLEGIIDERPLKRKLPVEGVTLKKKRVAYVLPPTVNALIKEDLANGSNWEDLRAHLQFGYPDFIAALVKKFACCVCKGVVKEPITLSCSHNACLLCYQKLVAEALDKLRCPRCTRCNAVVQEEDAGVNRHLDQILNALLPGYNPKEAAPKPFSLLLKSKQPKK; from the exons ATGAAGCGAAATCAGCGTGTGCCGTTGCTTGAGGCAGGAG GGAAAGGGAACAGCTCGGGAATGGCGACGAGGAGCAAGAAAAACGCGGCGGCCAGCGGAGGCTTTTTTGAA GTCGAGGACGCTGTGCTCTGGCAAGACAGGACGAGCGGCGAGTGGCACGAGGCCTCCATCGTGGGCGTCACCTCCGACAGGGAAGGAAATCCGACCTTCCGCGTCCGTAACAAACG GTCTGGAAAGGTGGATAACTCTGTCGGGCTGGAGTTTCTGGCTCCAGGCAGGAGCGTCGAGCTTGCCGCCAAGGACCTGGAAAAGGGCGTGTGCCTGCTGGCCTTCATGCCAACGACAAAGAATCAAAGGGGATG GTTCAAGGTGGTTGTGAGCCGAGTGGAGAAGTCGGCGAACGTCGTCAAAATGGCGTTTGGAACGGTGTGTGTCTCGTCTCGGGAACAAATCAAGGACCAGCGCATCTTCTTCGTCCACAATGCGCTCAAATTTCCAGAATTGGTGCCGCGCGAGCAGTGGACCAAGGAAGGAGACTGGATCAGCCTCAGGAAGc CGTGCGATCGTTGCTTCGAAGACCCGAGTGTGAAGTGCCGAGCGTGCTGCTGCGTTGTCTGCGGCGAAAAAAGTGGAGAAAAAGCGCTAATCACGTGCGGCGATTGCATAAACTCATGTCACGTGGCCTGCGCCGACTCAGCATCCAAAAATCTCGACACTGACAAGAAGTG GTTGTGCACAGGTTGCTGCTTTGTGGAGGAAGAAATGCAGGCCATGTTCGGCAGCAAGGACGGTTCCAAGGCCAAGGAGGAACCGAAGACTCCAAAGACGGCTGTCCCGCCTGTCAGTGCGGCCGTGGTGGTGCCAGAAAATCACTTTGGGAAAATCCCTGGCGTGCCCAGCGGCCGACTCTGGGCCTCCAGGAAGGAC GTGTGCTTCTGGGGCGTGCACCGGTCGCTGGAGGCGTCCATGTGCGGCGCCATCAACGTCGGAGTGCAGAGCTTGTGCCTGTCGGACAGCCTCGAAGGCGACTACGACAACGGACACTGGCTCGAGGTGTCGGGCGGCCGCGACTCCAAGACCAGACCCCGCAGACTGGCCGGACTAGATCt GGCGCTGGCGCAGTCTTGCTACGCTGGACTGAACGCGAAAGAGGGCGCCGTGTCCGTCGACTGGATGAAAGGCCTGCCCATCAGACTCGTCCGCGGCCACAGATTCGGACAGGTGTCCCGATTCGCCCCTCCTGAGGGCTACAg GTACGAGGGTATTTTCAAGGTGAAAAGGTACTTCAAGGAGGGCGCAGTGTGGAGGTTTGAGCTGAGGAGAGACGACAATGAGCCTCCTCCGTGGTCCTTGAGCGGCGTGAATTTCATGATCAGCAGGAGCGTCGGCTTCCTCGAG GGTATCATTGACGAGAGGCCACTGAAGCGAAAGCTGCCTGTGGAAGGAGTGACGTTGAAGAAGAAAAGGGTGGCCTACGTCCTTCCCCCGACCGTCAACGCCCTGATCAAGGAAGACCTGGCCAATGGCAGCAACTGGGAGGACCTGAGAGCCCACCTCCAGTTTGGCTACCCT GACTTCATCGCTGCCCTGGTCAAGAAGTTTGCTTGCTGCGTCTGCAAAGGGGTGGTCAAAGAGCCAATCACCCTTTCCTGCAGCCACAACGCTTGCCTC CTCTGCTACCAAAAGTTGGTTGCCGAGGCTTTGGACAAGTTGCGCTGCCCTCGCTGCACTCGCTGCAATGCAGTTGTCCAGGAGGAGGATGCTGGGGTCAATCGCCACCTGGACCAGATCCTCAACGCCCTTCTGCCAGGGTACAACCCAAAGGAGGCGGCGCCCAAGCCATTCTCTCTGCTGCTCAAATCCAAGCAGCCCAAAAAGTAG